One genomic segment of Hemibagrus wyckioides isolate EC202008001 linkage group LG08, SWU_Hwy_1.0, whole genome shotgun sequence includes these proteins:
- the hapln3 gene encoding hyaluronan and proteoglycan link protein 3 gives MHRAQHRLQSDIVLERRDLVNVMMKRPLLLLLLLLLLQLVLESQGLRYSNNYYYQDLSSDGHGNGEIYFSGVRLHVESPQALVSAVQGGNVTLPCVYRYEPEVNSPRRTRVKWLWQPNTGETKELHVMVALGSRHRSYGDFRGRVRLRRSTPGDASLIINQLQNDDTGRYRCEIIDGLEDESITVELQFRGVVFPYYSPMGRYQFNFQEAKEACEQQGACLATFEQLFTAWDEEDFDWCNAGWLADGTAQYPVSVPREACGGTDLAPGVRSYGIRHKTMDRFDAFCFTSSIRGEVYFLQHKLKLNFSEAVEECVQDGAQIAKVGQLYAAWRFAGLDQCDAGWVADGSVRYPITKPRANCGPPEPGVRSFGFLPQHLKYGVYCHKVRW, from the exons ATGCACCGAGCACAGCATCGTCTTCAGTCG GATATTGTTTTGGAAAGGAGAGATTTGGTGAATGTGATGATGAAGCGccctctgctgctgctgctgctgctgctgcttctgcagCTTGTGCTCGAGAGTCAGGGGCTGCGATACTCCAACAATTACTACTATCAGGACTTATCATCTGATGGCCACGGAAACGGAGAGA TATACTTCAGTGGTGTGCGTCTTCACGTGGAATCTCCACAAGCTTTGGTGTCTGCTGTACAAGGAGGCAACGTGACTCTTCCGTGTGTGTACCGCTACGAGCCGGAGGTCAATTCACCTCGCAGGACAAGGGTGAAGTGGCTCTGGCAGCCCAACACAGGTGAAACCAAAGAGCTGCACGTCATGGTGGCTTTGGGGTCTCGCCACAGGAGTTACGGCGACTTCCGGGGCCGCGTACGTCTACGCCGGAGCACTCCAGGTGACGCGTCTCTGATCATCAACCAGCTGCAGAATGATGACACCGGGCGCTACCGCTGTGAGATCATAGACGGCCTGGAGGACGAGAGCATCACCGTGGAGCTTCAGTTTCGGG GTGTAGTGTTCCCATATTACTCTCCCATGGGCCGCTACCAGTTTAACTTCCAGGAAGCTAAAGAGGCATGTGAGCAGCAGGGTGCTTGCCTGGCCACCTTTGAACAGCTGTTTACAGCCTGGGATGAAGAAGATTTTGACTGGTGCAACGCTGGTTGGCTGGCTGATGGTACGGCACAATACCCTGTATCGGTGCCTCGAGAGGCCTGTGGTGGTACAGACCTGGCACCGGGAGTCAGGAGCTATGGCATTCGCCACAAAACCATGGACCGTTTTGATGCATTCTGCTTCACTTCTTCAATCAGAG GTGAGGTTTACTTCCTGCAGCACAAGCTGAAGCTAAACTTCTCTGAGGCggtggaggagtgtgtacagGATGGTGCACAGATTGCTAAAGTGGGTCAGCTGTATGCAGCGTGGAGGTTTGCGGGGTTGGATCAGTGTGATGCCGGGTGGGTGGCTGATGGCAGCGTGCGGTACCCCATCACCAAACCCAGAGCCAACTGCGGCCCACCTGAACCTGGTGTGCGGAGCTTCGGCTTCCTGCCCCAGCATTTGAAATATGGAGTTTACTGTCACAAAGTCAGATGGTAA
- the mfge8b gene encoding milk fat globule EGF and factor V/VIII domain containing b encodes MRTDPSCSLSLPLFAACFLFVSFSAVRGDSCKVNLCQNGGTCVTTTEKDSFICICSDGFKGDTCNETETGPCHPNPCKNDGICEPQRGDVFGGYTCKCLKGFEGTHCEKNVNDCAAQPCQNGGSCQDLDGDFHCKCPSPYVGKHCQLRCISLLGLEGGGIAESQISASSVYYGILGLQRWGPELARLNNKGLVNAWTSATHDKNPWIELNMQRLMRFTGIITQGASRVGSAEYIKQFKVAYSSDGRMYTMYRGNGLKKDVIFVGNVDNDSTKTNLFDPPIIAQYIRIMPTVCRKACTLRMELVGCELNGCSEPLGFKSRLIGDAQLSCSSSFRTWGIEAFTWHPHYARLDKQGKTNAWTAASNSRSEWLQVDLLSPKRITGIITQGAKDFGSVQFVSAYKVAYSDDGKSWTMAQDDKKNTDKIFPGNSDNNVHKKNVLDPPFYARFVRVIPWEWHGRITLRMELLGCED; translated from the exons ATgagaactgacccaagctgcTCACTTTCTTTACCACTTTTTGCCgcttgctttctttttgtttctttctctgcgGTAAGAG GTGATTCCTGTAAGGTGAACTTATGTCAGAATGGCGGGACGTGTGTGACTACAACAGAGAAAGATTCCTTCATCTGTATCTGCTCTGACGGTTTTAAAGGAGACACCTGCAATGAGACAGAGACTG GGCCATGTCATCCCAACCCCTGCAAAAATGATGGGATCTGTGAGCCACAGAGAGGAGATGTCTTCGGGGGATATACATGCAAGTGTCTGAAAGGCTTTGAAGGCACCCACTGTGAAAAGA ATGTGAATGACTGTGCTGCTCAGCCGTGCCAGAATGGAGGTTCATGTCAAGATCTCGATGGAGATTTCCACTGCAAATGCCCATCCCCTTATGTTGGGAAGCACTGCCAGCTGC GCTGTATCTCTCTGTTGGGGCTGGAGGGTGGTGGCATTGCAGAGTCTCAGATCAGCGCCTCCTCTGTGTATTACGGCATTTTGGGATTACAGCGCTGGGGGCCTGAGCTGGCCCGTCTGAACAACAAAGGACTGGTGAATGCATGGACCTCTGCGACACATGACAAGAACCCTTGGATTGAG ctcaACATGCAGCGGTTGATGCGTTTCACTGGCATCATCACTCAGGGTGCCAGTCGTGTTGGCTCTGCTGAGTACATCAAACAGTTTAAGGTGGCTTACAGTTCAGATGGACGCATGTACACCATGTACAGAGGCAACGGTCTGAAGAAGGACGTG ATTTTTGTGGGAAACGTGGACAACGACAGCACAAAAACCAATCTGTTCGATCCACCCATAATCGCTCAGTACATCCGCATCATGCCCACCGTGTGCCGTAAAGCCTGCACGCTCAGAATGGAGCTAGTTGGCTGCGAACTAaatg GTTGCTCAGAGCCACTAGGTTTCAAGTCACGGCTGATTGGAGATGCTCAGCTCTCATGCTCCAGCTCCTTCCGTACGTGGGGCATTGAGGCCTTTACCTGGCATCCACACTACGCCCGCCTGGACAAGCAGGGCAAGACCAACGCCTGGACTGCAGCCAGCAACAGCCGATCTGAGTGGCTACAG GTGGACTTGCTATCCCCTAAGAGGATCACGGGAATCATCACTCAAGGAGCTAAAGACTTTGGAAGTGTGCAGTTTGTTTCAGCCTACAAAGTGGCTTACAGTGATGACGGCAAGAGCTGGACGATGGCACaagatgacaaaaaaaacactgacaag ATCTTCCCTGGCAACAGTGATAACAACGTGCACAAAAAGAACGTGCTTGACCCGCCTTTCTATGCACGATTTGTCCGCGTGATCCCGTGGGAGTGGCATGGGCGCATCACGCTGCGAATGGAGCTGCTAGGCTGTGAGGATTAA